One genomic segment of Paraburkholderia hospita includes these proteins:
- a CDS encoding MFS transporter, with protein MSTPARARWPYVFVSAFLGTAIEQYDFLLYGTASALVFNRLFFPNLDPLAGTIASLGTYAAGYFARGAGALICGHFGDRIGRKTLLMVTLLVMGIASTLVGCLPTYASIGIWAPILLTTLRVLQGFAIGGEQSGAIVLGVESAPAHRRGLYGSWSNSGSYGGVLLSTGALLLTSLLPEPAFLSWGWRLPFLFSAVLVVIGLVGRARLPETVEFAQLQARHGVARFPLRDLMRDHARAVLIVFMARLGEITWSVFVVLFAVAYVTVQLKLPKSVILGAIMSGAALGVFMVPFFAALSDRIGRKPIYLAGLVTCALYVWPFFTMLNTRDPMWITVAVVLALGIVHPMMYGPQGGFFADMFDVRVRFSGVSIGAIGAIVGGGINPLICSSLLAQGHGNPNAVATYITASALVAACFTFFAPRRPLDATHAQPLTQAPEIRTNPLGDTRSA; from the coding sequence ATGTCCACGCCTGCCCGCGCCCGCTGGCCGTATGTGTTTGTCTCCGCGTTTCTTGGCACGGCCATCGAGCAATACGATTTCCTTCTGTACGGCACGGCCTCGGCGCTCGTGTTCAACCGGCTCTTTTTCCCGAACCTCGATCCGCTCGCCGGCACGATTGCCTCGCTCGGCACCTACGCGGCCGGCTATTTCGCGCGCGGCGCTGGGGCGCTGATCTGCGGGCACTTCGGCGACAGGATCGGCCGCAAGACGTTGCTGATGGTCACGCTGCTCGTGATGGGCATCGCATCGACGCTGGTCGGCTGTTTGCCGACTTACGCATCCATCGGCATCTGGGCGCCGATCCTGCTGACGACACTGCGCGTGCTGCAAGGGTTCGCCATCGGCGGCGAGCAGAGCGGGGCGATCGTGCTCGGCGTCGAGAGCGCGCCCGCGCATCGCCGGGGACTTTACGGCAGTTGGAGCAACTCAGGCAGCTACGGCGGCGTGCTGCTGTCGACGGGCGCGTTGCTGCTGACTTCGCTGTTGCCCGAGCCCGCGTTTCTGTCATGGGGCTGGCGTCTGCCGTTTCTGTTTAGCGCGGTGCTGGTGGTGATCGGGCTCGTCGGCCGCGCGCGTCTGCCGGAAACCGTCGAGTTCGCGCAATTGCAGGCGCGTCACGGCGTGGCGCGCTTTCCGCTCAGAGACCTGATGCGCGACCACGCGCGCGCCGTGTTGATCGTCTTCATGGCCCGACTGGGTGAAATCACGTGGTCGGTGTTCGTGGTGCTGTTCGCGGTCGCGTATGTCACGGTGCAGCTCAAGCTGCCGAAGTCCGTGATTCTCGGCGCGATCATGAGTGGCGCTGCGCTCGGCGTCTTCATGGTGCCGTTCTTTGCGGCGCTGTCGGACCGCATCGGACGAAAGCCGATCTATCTCGCCGGACTGGTCACATGCGCGCTTTATGTGTGGCCGTTCTTTACGATGCTCAATACGCGCGATCCTATGTGGATCACCGTCGCCGTCGTGCTTGCGCTCGGCATCGTGCATCCGATGATGTACGGCCCGCAAGGCGGCTTCTTTGCCGACATGTTCGATGTGCGCGTGCGATTCTCCGGTGTGTCGATTGGCGCGATCGGCGCGATTGTCGGCGGCGGCATCAATCCGTTGATCTGTTCGTCGTTGCTCGCGCAAGGCCACGGCAATCCGAACGCGGTGGCGACCTACATTACCGCGAGCGCGCTCGTCGCTGCGTGCTTTACGTTCTTTGCTCCGCGACGCCCGCTCGATGCAACGCACGCGCAACCCTTAACTCAGGCGCCGGAGATTCGCACGAATCCGCTGGGCGACACACGTTCCGCGTGA
- a CDS encoding FAD-dependent monooxygenase → MEDVDVLVVGAGPVGLLLGTELQRDGVAVSVIDGMPARGFFCKALGITPRTLEIFDDLGIVDRAIEAGVWLTGVETWVDGAMVPARSMHVPEQGLPYGSLSLAQYETERLLEAAFTEHGGRVHYGFKLDSFVETGDGVEAFLTGPHGEARTVRCRWLVGCDGAHSKVRSALGLSYEGAQFPQTFALADVDVDWAHPRGPMYRFEWSDAARAKTSVAAVPIRGSARRYRLSMIVPDEHSASLAGVAAPDFDTMCALLLSSLPEGTRLSSMRWSSVYRVSHRIASEYGHGRVFIAGDAAHIHPPVGGQGMNTGLQDAHNLAWKLAHVAKGLAHPALLDSYSAERHPVGVDVVQSTSAALNAVLARQAANPAMRETQLLVTYRGSPIVADMCADADPELPAPGDRLPDAYGLVQRFVGRPRRLQEFVGHGRHVLLGYVDAAGAQVEAFADGCRAFAELLPGAASAVLVVAPDGEAPGGELMTVITDTSGEFAATFRASGGTVWIVRPDGHIGWRSSSCSGDAVKSWGRMLRG, encoded by the coding sequence ATGGAAGACGTGGATGTGCTCGTCGTCGGCGCTGGTCCCGTCGGCTTGCTGCTTGGCACCGAATTGCAGCGCGATGGCGTCGCCGTGAGCGTGATCGACGGGATGCCGGCGAGAGGGTTCTTCTGCAAGGCGCTCGGCATCACGCCGCGCACGCTGGAGATTTTCGACGATCTGGGAATCGTTGATCGCGCAATCGAGGCGGGTGTCTGGCTCACAGGCGTCGAAACATGGGTCGACGGGGCGATGGTGCCTGCGCGCAGCATGCATGTGCCGGAGCAGGGTTTGCCGTACGGGTCGCTTTCGCTTGCGCAGTACGAGACGGAGCGGCTGCTCGAAGCGGCATTCACCGAGCATGGCGGGCGCGTGCACTATGGGTTCAAGCTCGACAGCTTTGTCGAAACGGGCGATGGCGTCGAAGCGTTTCTGACGGGGCCACACGGCGAGGCGCGCACGGTGCGCTGCCGATGGCTCGTCGGATGTGACGGGGCGCATAGCAAGGTGCGTTCGGCATTGGGCCTGTCGTACGAAGGCGCGCAGTTTCCACAGACTTTTGCGCTCGCCGACGTGGACGTCGACTGGGCGCATCCGCGCGGGCCCATGTACCGCTTCGAATGGAGCGACGCGGCGCGCGCGAAAACCAGCGTGGCGGCGGTGCCGATTCGTGGATCGGCGCGGCGCTACCGGCTGTCGATGATCGTGCCTGACGAGCATTCAGCTTCGCTGGCGGGAGTTGCCGCACCTGATTTCGACACGATGTGCGCCCTGCTGTTGTCCTCGCTGCCGGAAGGTACGCGTTTGTCTTCGATGCGCTGGTCCTCGGTGTATCGCGTGAGCCATCGCATTGCGTCTGAGTATGGACATGGCCGCGTGTTCATCGCGGGCGACGCCGCGCATATTCATCCGCCTGTCGGCGGGCAAGGGATGAACACGGGCTTGCAGGACGCACACAACCTCGCTTGGAAACTCGCGCACGTGGCGAAAGGTCTTGCGCATCCTGCGTTGCTCGACAGTTATTCGGCGGAACGGCATCCCGTGGGCGTGGACGTCGTTCAGTCGACGAGCGCTGCGCTCAACGCCGTGCTCGCCCGCCAGGCCGCCAATCCGGCGATGCGCGAGACGCAGTTGCTGGTGACGTATCGCGGCAGTCCGATCGTCGCCGATATGTGCGCGGATGCGGACCCGGAGTTGCCAGCGCCGGGCGACCGGCTGCCCGATGCGTATGGTTTGGTGCAGCGTTTTGTGGGGCGTCCACGGCGATTGCAGGAGTTTGTCGGGCATGGACGGCATGTACTGCTTGGTTATGTCGATGCGGCTGGCGCGCAGGTTGAAGCGTTTGCCGATGGCTGTCGGGCGTTTGCCGAGTTGTTGCCGGGCGCGGCGTCAGCGGTGCTGGTTGTGGCGCCGGACGGCGAAGCGCCAGGCGGCGAACTGATGACGGTGATAACGGATACGAGCGGCGAGTTTGCGGCAACGTTTCGCGCGTCAGGCGGCACGGTTTGGATCGTGCGGCCGGATGGGCATATCGGATGGAGAAGCAGCAGTTGCTCGGGCGATGCGGTGAAAAGCTGGGGACGAATGCTTCGCGGCTAA
- the katG gene encoding catalase/peroxidase HPI: protein MSNDAKCPFIHAAGGGTTNRDWWPKQLRLDLLSQHSSRSNPLDKEFDYAKAFKTLDLAAVKQDLAALMTDSQDWWPADFGHYGPLFIRMAWHSAGTYRTGDGRGGGGRGQQRFAPLNSWPDNVSLDKARRLLWPVKQKYGQKISWADLLILSGNVALETMGFKTFGFAGGREDTWEPDQDVYWGNEKTWLGGDVRYGKAAAPRDASDEGVLVADEELHGEEASRTDGGRNLENPLGAVQMGLIYVNPEGPDGNPDPLAAAHDIRETFARMAMNDEETVALIAGGHTFGKTHGAGPADNVGVEPEAAELENQGLGWKSSFGSGKGGDTITSGLEVTWTATPTQWGMGFFQNLFGHEWELTKSPAGANQWVAKGATATIPHAHDPSKKLLPTMLTTDLSLRLDPEYEKISRRFMQNPDEFADAFARAWFKLTHRDMGPRARYLGPEVPAEELLWQDPIPAVNHPLVDTNDIASLKQKILASGLSVAQLVSTAWAAASTFRGSDMRGGANGARIRLAPQKDWAANQPEQLAKVLKTLEGIQSEFNGAASGGKKISLADLIVLAGGAAIEQAAKNAGHLVSVPFTPGRMDASQEQTDVQSVAMLEPVVDGFRNFLKGKYNVPAEALLIDKAQRLTLTAPEMTVLIGGLRVLNVHTGADSHGVFTKRPETLTNDFFRNLLDMGTEWTPTTPAREVFEGADRRTGEVKWTATRVDLIFGSHAQLRALCEVYASEDAQEKFTRDFVAAWVKVMNLDRFDLA, encoded by the coding sequence ATGTCAAACGATGCAAAGTGCCCGTTCATTCATGCCGCCGGCGGCGGAACGACCAATCGCGACTGGTGGCCGAAACAGCTTCGGCTGGACCTGCTCAGCCAGCACTCCAGCCGGTCCAATCCGCTGGATAAGGAATTCGACTACGCCAAGGCGTTCAAGACCCTCGACCTCGCCGCCGTCAAGCAAGACCTCGCGGCGCTGATGACCGATTCGCAGGACTGGTGGCCCGCGGACTTCGGCCACTATGGACCGCTGTTCATCCGCATGGCGTGGCATAGCGCCGGCACATACCGCACGGGCGACGGACGCGGAGGCGGCGGTCGCGGCCAGCAGCGTTTCGCGCCGCTGAACAGTTGGCCGGACAATGTCAGCCTCGACAAAGCCCGCCGCCTGCTCTGGCCGGTCAAGCAGAAATATGGCCAGAAAATTTCGTGGGCCGATCTGCTGATCCTGTCCGGCAATGTCGCGCTCGAAACCATGGGCTTCAAGACCTTCGGCTTCGCGGGCGGTCGCGAGGACACGTGGGAACCGGATCAGGACGTCTACTGGGGCAATGAAAAAACCTGGCTAGGCGGCGACGTCCGCTATGGCAAAGCCGCCGCGCCCCGCGACGCAAGCGACGAAGGCGTGCTCGTCGCCGACGAGGAACTGCACGGCGAAGAAGCCAGCCGCACCGACGGCGGGCGGAATCTGGAGAACCCGCTCGGCGCCGTGCAGATGGGCCTGATCTACGTGAACCCGGAAGGCCCGGACGGCAATCCCGATCCGCTCGCCGCCGCGCACGATATCCGCGAAACCTTCGCCCGCATGGCGATGAACGACGAGGAAACCGTCGCGCTGATCGCGGGCGGCCACACGTTCGGCAAAACGCACGGCGCCGGTCCCGCCGATAACGTCGGCGTGGAACCCGAAGCCGCCGAGCTCGAAAACCAGGGTCTGGGCTGGAAAAGCAGCTTCGGCAGCGGCAAGGGCGGCGACACGATCACGAGCGGCCTGGAAGTCACTTGGACGGCCACACCGACACAGTGGGGCATGGGCTTCTTCCAGAACCTGTTCGGCCACGAATGGGAATTGACCAAGAGCCCCGCCGGCGCGAACCAGTGGGTCGCCAAGGGCGCGACGGCGACGATCCCGCATGCGCACGATCCGTCGAAAAAGCTGCTGCCGACGATGCTCACCACCGACCTGTCGCTGCGCCTCGACCCCGAGTACGAGAAGATTTCACGGCGCTTCATGCAGAACCCGGATGAGTTCGCTGACGCGTTCGCGCGCGCCTGGTTCAAGCTGACGCACCGCGACATGGGGCCGCGCGCCCGCTATCTCGGCCCGGAAGTGCCCGCCGAAGAACTGCTGTGGCAGGACCCGATTCCCGCCGTGAATCATCCGTTGGTCGATACCAACGACATTGCGTCGCTGAAACAGAAAATTCTGGCTTCGGGGCTTTCCGTCGCGCAGCTGGTGTCGACGGCGTGGGCGGCGGCGTCGACGTTCCGCGGCTCGGACATGCGCGGCGGCGCCAATGGCGCGCGCATCCGCCTAGCGCCGCAGAAGGACTGGGCGGCCAATCAGCCCGAGCAACTGGCGAAGGTGCTGAAAACGCTCGAAGGCATCCAGAGCGAGTTCAACGGGGCGGCATCGGGTGGCAAGAAGATTTCGCTCGCCGATCTGATCGTGCTGGCGGGCGGCGCGGCGATCGAACAGGCCGCGAAGAACGCCGGGCATCTCGTCAGTGTGCCGTTCACGCCGGGGCGCATGGACGCGTCTCAGGAACAGACGGACGTGCAATCCGTCGCCATGCTGGAGCCGGTCGTCGATGGCTTCCGTAATTTCCTCAAGGGCAAGTACAACGTGCCGGCAGAAGCGCTGCTGATCGACAAGGCACAACGGCTGACGCTGACAGCGCCGGAGATGACGGTGTTGATCGGCGGCTTGCGCGTGCTGAACGTACACACGGGCGCCGATTCGCACGGTGTCTTCACGAAACGGCCCGAAACGCTGACCAATGACTTCTTCCGCAACCTGCTCGACATGGGCACGGAATGGACGCCCACGACACCCGCGCGCGAGGTGTTCGAAGGTGCCGACCGCCGAACGGGCGAAGTGAAGTGGACGGCCACGCGCGTCGATCTGATCTTCGGCTCGCATGCGCAGTTGCGCGCGCTTTGCGAGGTCTATGCGAGCGAGGACGCGCAGGAAAAATTCACGCGCGACTTCGTTGCAGCATGGGTGAAGGTGATGAACCTCGACCGCTTCGATCTGGCGTGA
- a CDS encoding L-lactate permease, translating into MYQQTYNPLGNAFLSTIVAAIPILTLLYFIALHRHRDAQGNVHLGISAPYAAFFGVIAAFIISCLVFRMPVASAVSAFALGSLSGFLGIIWIVLAAMFLYTMSVVTGKFEIVKESIVHISFDRRLQCVLIAFSFGAIIEGTSGFGTPVAIAGAVMVGLGFRPFQSAVLNLLANTAPVAWGAIGTPIVTLAAVSELDQVTLSAMAGHQLPFVSVLVPFWLVATFVKMEGGSWKEVFEVWPAMLCAGGSFALMQFYASGSPALHLMTDVVSGVFSVICTALFLRFVWHPKTRFLLRDEREALARAGKGTTPVTADRGEWKYPYSAAETVYAWMPWVILIACCALWGVPEFKKLLNNLFAGVTFSTTLLGSPFKGTLSLPVWDMPVLHNLVQRMPPVVAANAKAEAARFTINWLSAAGTGVFVAAVLSGLVLRLSATQWKDAFVQTMRRMKIPVLVIAQVLGLGFLTRYSGTDAVLGLAFTGAGVLYPFFAAFLGWLGVFLTGSDTASNALFGSLQRITAQQLNLNPILIVATNSTGGVMGKMIDAQSIMVACAACYDDPKERSFALGPIFRTVFFHSIAGAALIGVIAMLQAYVFPGMIPIPPAGK; encoded by the coding sequence ATGTACCAGCAGACCTATAACCCGTTGGGCAATGCATTCCTTTCCACGATCGTTGCCGCGATCCCGATTCTGACGCTGCTCTACTTCATCGCGCTGCACCGCCACCGCGATGCACAGGGCAACGTGCATCTCGGCATCTCCGCGCCGTACGCAGCGTTTTTCGGCGTGATCGCCGCGTTCATCATCTCGTGTCTGGTCTTCAGGATGCCGGTGGCCTCGGCCGTTTCCGCGTTTGCGCTCGGTTCGCTTTCCGGCTTTCTCGGCATCATCTGGATCGTGCTCGCCGCGATGTTCCTGTACACGATGAGCGTCGTGACGGGCAAGTTCGAGATCGTCAAGGAGTCGATCGTCCACATTTCCTTCGATCGGCGGCTGCAATGCGTGCTGATCGCTTTTTCGTTCGGCGCGATCATCGAAGGCACGTCGGGCTTCGGCACGCCCGTCGCGATCGCTGGCGCCGTGATGGTCGGGCTCGGCTTCAGGCCTTTCCAGTCCGCCGTGCTCAATCTGCTGGCGAATACGGCACCCGTCGCCTGGGGCGCGATCGGCACGCCGATCGTCACGCTCGCGGCCGTGAGCGAACTCGATCAGGTCACGCTGTCGGCGATGGCTGGCCATCAATTGCCGTTCGTCTCGGTCCTCGTGCCTTTCTGGCTGGTCGCGACCTTCGTGAAGATGGAAGGCGGATCGTGGAAAGAAGTCTTCGAAGTCTGGCCCGCGATGCTATGTGCGGGCGGATCGTTCGCGCTCATGCAGTTCTACGCGTCGGGCAGCCCCGCGCTGCATCTGATGACGGACGTCGTATCCGGCGTGTTCTCGGTGATCTGCACGGCGCTGTTCCTGCGCTTCGTGTGGCACCCGAAAACACGCTTTCTGCTGCGCGATGAACGCGAAGCGCTCGCTCGCGCCGGCAAGGGCACGACACCCGTCACGGCGGACCGCGGCGAATGGAAGTACCCGTATTCAGCGGCGGAAACGGTCTATGCGTGGATGCCGTGGGTGATCCTGATCGCCTGTTGCGCGCTGTGGGGCGTGCCGGAGTTCAAGAAGCTGCTCAACAACCTGTTCGCGGGCGTCACGTTTTCGACGACGCTGCTCGGCTCGCCGTTCAAGGGCACGCTGTCGCTGCCCGTCTGGGACATGCCCGTGCTGCACAACCTCGTGCAGCGGATGCCGCCCGTCGTGGCCGCCAACGCGAAAGCGGAAGCGGCGCGCTTCACGATCAACTGGCTGTCGGCGGCGGGAACGGGCGTTTTTGTCGCCGCCGTGCTTTCGGGCCTCGTGCTGAGGCTAAGCGCCACGCAATGGAAAGACGCCTTCGTTCAGACCATGCGCCGGATGAAAATCCCCGTGCTGGTGATCGCCCAGGTGCTGGGCCTCGGTTTCCTCACACGCTACTCAGGCACCGACGCCGTCCTCGGCCTCGCGTTCACGGGGGCGGGGGTGCTCTATCCGTTCTTCGCGGCGTTCCTCGGTTGGCTCGGCGTGTTCCTGACGGGCTCCGACACGGCGTCGAACGCGTTGTTCGGCAGCCTGCAACGCATCACGGCGCAGCAGCTCAATCTGAACCCAATCCTGATCGTGGCGACGAACTCGACGGGCGGCGTGATGGGCAAGATGATCGACGCGCAGTCGATCATGGTCGCCTGCGCGGCCTGCTACGACGATCCGAAGGAGCGTTCGTTCGCGCTCGGGCCGATTTTCCGCACGGTGTTCTTCCATTCCATTGCCGGAGCCGCGTTAATCGGCGTGATTGCGATGTTGCAGGCGTATGTATTCCCCGGGATGATTCCGATCCCACCTGCTGGCAAATAA
- the phoU gene encoding phosphate signaling complex protein PhoU, which produces MSDKHLSSQFDAALNMLSTNLLEMGGVVERQITRCLSLLDAYDPALVEDIRDSERELNALEIEIDEEIHRVIARRQPAARDLRLLMAMSKCVTNLERMGDEARKISKRMRRIDEYGGTSSISLAELKQCGELASSILHRVLDAFARMDAVAAAQIVRDDKAIDDVFRAFVQRLVTHMNETPRTVSVALEYLFIAKALERIGDHAKNIAEFVVFVVKGRDVRHIPLRELEREALTN; this is translated from the coding sequence ATGTCCGACAAGCATCTCTCCAGTCAGTTCGACGCTGCGCTCAACATGCTATCGACCAACCTGCTGGAAATGGGCGGCGTAGTCGAACGGCAAATTACCCGCTGTCTGTCGTTGCTCGACGCCTATGACCCCGCGCTCGTCGAAGACATTCGCGACAGCGAGCGTGAGCTGAACGCGCTCGAAATCGAAATCGATGAAGAAATACACCGCGTGATCGCGCGCCGACAGCCGGCTGCACGCGACCTGCGGCTATTGATGGCCATGTCGAAGTGCGTCACCAACCTCGAACGCATGGGCGACGAAGCGCGCAAGATCTCCAAACGCATGCGGCGCATCGACGAATATGGCGGAACCTCGTCCATCTCGCTGGCCGAGCTGAAGCAGTGCGGTGAACTGGCGTCGTCGATCCTGCATCGGGTGCTCGACGCGTTTGCGCGCATGGACGCCGTGGCCGCCGCGCAGATCGTGCGCGACGACAAGGCCATCGACGATGTATTCCGCGCATTCGTCCAGCGGCTCGTGACACACATGAACGAGACGCCGCGCACCGTTTCGGTCGCGCTCGAATATCTGTTTATCGCGAAGGCGTTGGAGCGGATCGGCGATCACGCGAAGAACATTGCCGAATTCGTCGTGTTCGTCGTCAAGGGGCGCGATGTGCGCCACATTCCGCTACGCGAACTCGAACGCGAGGCATTGACGAACTGA
- a CDS encoding class I SAM-dependent methyltransferase, whose product MSKAPSLQLDSATLADEYDRLGIRQFNHGLQLLDALDLRKGERVLDIGCGTGRLTESAAQRVGAQGEVLGIDPLPLRVERALQRAQGRFAARVGRAEKLAEIADAHFDVVYLNSVIHWIPDQQEALREAWRVLKPGGRIGFTTMPADVPHDLHRVLHALIAEDPASQHAEIGAPNKLTRESTATLLASVGFEPTLNEIREFDDAFDNVDDVLSFSRASSFGNFLSSLPDPHIARLRERLADALESHRGPRGLQLTRRMIFTTARKPLAH is encoded by the coding sequence ATGTCGAAAGCACCCAGCCTGCAGCTCGATTCCGCCACGCTTGCCGACGAATACGATCGCCTCGGCATCCGCCAGTTCAATCATGGTCTGCAACTGCTCGACGCGCTCGACCTGCGTAAAGGCGAACGCGTGCTCGACATCGGCTGCGGCACGGGCCGTCTGACGGAATCGGCCGCCCAGCGCGTCGGCGCACAGGGCGAGGTGCTCGGCATCGATCCGTTGCCGCTGCGCGTTGAGCGCGCGCTGCAACGCGCGCAAGGCCGTTTCGCGGCGCGCGTCGGCCGTGCGGAGAAACTTGCGGAAATCGCCGACGCGCACTTCGACGTCGTCTACCTGAACAGCGTGATTCACTGGATACCGGACCAGCAAGAGGCGTTGCGCGAAGCGTGGCGCGTGCTGAAGCCCGGCGGCCGGATCGGCTTCACGACCATGCCCGCAGACGTGCCACACGACCTGCATCGCGTGCTGCACGCGCTGATTGCCGAAGACCCGGCGTCGCAACACGCGGAGATCGGCGCACCGAACAAGCTCACGCGCGAAAGCACGGCAACGCTACTGGCTTCCGTGGGCTTCGAACCCACGCTCAACGAGATCCGCGAGTTCGACGACGCATTCGACAACGTCGACGACGTGCTGTCCTTCAGCCGCGCGAGTTCCTTCGGCAATTTCCTGTCGTCGCTGCCCGATCCGCACATCGCGCGTCTGCGCGAGCGCCTCGCCGACGCGCTCGAATCGCATCGCGGTCCGCGTGGTCTGCAGTTGACGCGCCGCATGATCTTCACCACGGCTCGCAAACCGCTCGCGCACTAA
- a CDS encoding ABC transporter substrate-binding protein, whose amino-acid sequence MDNRFRRTFTLVKSVLLATALAFTVPQAYADKPAVIRIGVAQQGAGDPPTFGGSPAATVQQLQLLEKEFAADGIKVEWLFFKGAGPAVNEAIADKSLDFAFQGDLPSVLGRANGLKTRILLESGVRVGVKIAVPPDSNVQSVKDLKGRRVSIFRGTNLQLVADNVLAANQLDERDLRVINLDSASSLAALSSKGIDASVNDYHLYKLRDQGLAKIIYESQTDGPQFTRQSHLLVLDDFDRAHPDIVQRVVNGFVKGAQWSSDEANRDALFKLWAKSGVTYSSWQAEFANQTLKSRNSPLVDPFILARYKAVANDALKLKLIRQPVEVDGWFETRYLDNALRTQSLEHYWTRYDAQGKPLG is encoded by the coding sequence ATGGACAACCGATTCCGACGCACCTTCACGCTCGTGAAGTCCGTTCTGCTCGCGACCGCGCTTGCCTTCACCGTGCCGCAGGCGTACGCCGATAAACCCGCCGTGATCCGCATCGGCGTCGCACAGCAAGGCGCGGGCGATCCGCCCACGTTCGGCGGTTCGCCCGCCGCGACGGTGCAGCAGTTGCAATTGCTCGAAAAGGAATTCGCCGCCGACGGCATCAAGGTCGAATGGCTGTTCTTCAAGGGCGCGGGGCCCGCCGTCAACGAAGCAATCGCCGACAAATCGCTCGACTTCGCTTTTCAGGGCGATCTGCCTTCCGTTCTCGGCCGCGCGAACGGCTTGAAGACGCGCATTCTGCTCGAATCGGGCGTACGCGTCGGCGTGAAGATCGCCGTGCCGCCCGATTCGAACGTGCAGTCGGTGAAGGATCTGAAAGGCCGGCGCGTGTCGATCTTTCGCGGCACCAATCTGCAACTGGTCGCGGACAACGTGCTCGCCGCGAACCAGCTCGACGAACGCGACCTGCGCGTGATCAATCTCGACTCGGCGAGTTCGCTGGCGGCGTTGTCGTCGAAGGGCATCGACGCGTCGGTCAACGACTATCACCTCTACAAGCTGCGCGATCAGGGTCTCGCGAAGATCATCTACGAATCGCAGACGGACGGGCCGCAATTCACGCGACAGTCGCATCTGCTCGTGCTCGACGACTTCGACCGCGCGCATCCCGACATCGTGCAGCGCGTGGTCAATGGCTTCGTCAAAGGCGCGCAATGGTCGTCGGACGAAGCGAACCGCGACGCGCTCTTCAAGCTGTGGGCGAAGAGCGGCGTCACCTACTCGTCGTGGCAAGCGGAGTTCGCCAACCAGACTCTGAAGTCGCGCAATTCGCCGCTCGTCGATCCATTCATCCTGGCGCGCTACAAGGCCGTGGCGAACGACGCGCTCAAGCTCAAGCTGATCCGCCAACCCGTCGAAGTCGACGGCTGGTTCGAGACGCGCTATCTCGACAACGCACTGCGCACACAGTCGCTCGAGCACTACTGGACGCGTTACGACGCGCAAGGCAAACCGCTGGGTTGA